In Planctomycetota bacterium, one genomic interval encodes:
- a CDS encoding thiamine pyrophosphate-dependent dehydrogenase E1 component subunit alpha: MPTHDVFNGSVSRVEILSADGSIDEQLADEVRDVLDDEAVVAAYREMLVARELDDAAYRLQRSGRMGTFPQNKGQEAGPLAAAMTLIAGHDHVVPSYRENIALFHLGLPMHQILLHWMGDERGNDIDPKLGISPICISIGAHLPHAAGIGWKLKIDNDKHGTDRVCMAFFGDGATSEGAFHDGLNFAATGDAPVVFVCQNNGWAISVPTEKQTRSQTFAQKALAYGMPGFQADGNDLFASFKVCRDAVRHARAGNGPALVELTTYRIADHTTVDDASRYRSKEEHERGVASDPLIRTRRYLEARGQWNDDLEKQEKERATRIVKEVIATAMEIEKPGKSDIFDYAFATTPRELERQRETRRTGSLGQSPRQSTLSRVEADEAVTV, translated from the coding sequence ATGCCCACACACGACGTCTTCAACGGCTCCGTTTCCCGCGTCGAGATTCTTTCGGCTGACGGTTCGATCGATGAGCAACTCGCAGACGAGGTGCGCGACGTGCTCGACGACGAGGCCGTGGTCGCGGCGTATCGCGAGATGCTCGTCGCCCGCGAGCTTGATGATGCTGCGTACCGCCTCCAACGAAGTGGTCGGATGGGCACCTTCCCGCAGAACAAGGGCCAGGAGGCCGGCCCGCTGGCGGCGGCTATGACCCTCATCGCCGGGCACGACCACGTCGTTCCCAGCTATCGCGAGAACATCGCCCTGTTCCACCTCGGCCTGCCGATGCACCAGATCCTGCTGCACTGGATGGGCGACGAACGCGGCAACGACATCGACCCGAAGCTCGGCATCTCGCCCATCTGCATCAGCATTGGTGCCCATCTGCCCCATGCGGCCGGCATCGGGTGGAAGCTCAAGATCGACAACGACAAGCATGGCACCGACCGCGTCTGCATGGCGTTCTTCGGCGACGGCGCGACCAGCGAAGGTGCCTTCCACGACGGCCTGAACTTCGCGGCGACGGGCGACGCACCGGTCGTCTTCGTCTGCCAGAACAACGGCTGGGCCATCAGCGTCCCGACCGAGAAGCAGACGCGTAGCCAGACGTTCGCCCAGAAGGCACTGGCATACGGCATGCCGGGCTTCCAGGCGGACGGCAACGACCTTTTCGCCAGCTTTAAGGTCTGCCGCGACGCCGTCCGCCACGCCCGCGCCGGCAACGGTCCTGCGCTTGTCGAGCTGACGACCTACCGCATCGCCGACCACACGACGGTTGATGACGCATCCCGCTACCGCAGTAAGGAAGAGCACGAACGCGGCGTCGCGTCGGACCCGCTGATTCGCACACGCCGTTACCTCGAGGCCCGCGGCCAGTGGAACGACGACCTCGAGAAGCAAGAGAAAGAGCGAGCCACCCGCATCGTCAAGGAAGTCATCGCGACTGCCATGGAGATCGAGAAGCCCGGCAAGTCGGACATTTTCGACTACGCCTTTGCCACGACGCCGCGTGAGCTCGAGCGTCAACGCGAGACGCGTCGGACCGGTTCGCTCGGCCAGTCGCCGCGTCAGTCGACCCTGAGCCGCGTCGAGGCAGACGAGGCCGTCACTGTCTGA